A window of Actinomadura viridis genomic DNA:
CTCCGGTGCGGCCTCCGGCGGCGCCGAGCCGGGTGCGACTCCGCGCACAACTTGAGAGAGGGGCCCTCGATATGGGCCGATTGGGTGAGCTTGAACCCGTCCCCCGCAAGTCCACCGTCGAGATCGTCTACGACGAGCTACGGTCGGCGATCATGTACGGCTCGCTGGCTCCCGGCGAGCAGCTGGGCGAGGCCGAGCTGGCCGGACGCCTGGGGATCAGCCGCGGACCGCTGCGCGAGGCCATGCAGCGCCTGGTCCAGGAGGGCCTGCTGCACAGCGAACCGCACCGCGGGCTGTTCGTGATCACGTTGGACCAGGGCGATGTGGAGGACGTCTACCTGGCCCGGCTGGCCATCGAGCGGGCCGCGTGCACGCTGGTGATGGACCGCAACCGGGGCGAGGCGGTGGCCCGGCTCACCGAGGCGCTGGACCACCTGGTGGAGGCCGCCCGGCAGCGCGACCGGGTGGCCATGAGCGACGCCGACCAGGCGTTCCACGAGGTGCTGGTCAGCGCCTCGGGCAGCCCGCGCCTGGAGCGCATGGCGCAGACGCTCCTGGTGGAGACCCGGATGTGCCTGAACGCCCTGCAGGACACCTATCCCGAGCCGCAGGAGCTGGTCGAGGAGCACCGCCGCCTCGTCGACGCCATCTCCGACGGCGAGGAGGAGCGGCTGCTGCGCCTCATCGAGGAGCACATGACCGACTCCATCGAGCGGCTCCGTATTCCCTGAGCGAGGCCCGGACGAGCCCTCAGCGGCTCCCGATGCCGCCCGGCCCGTCAACGGCGACGGGCACGGGCCCGGGCCCGCCGCACGGCCAGGGGAGTCCACTGGGCCATGGGCCGGCCACAGGGCCGTGGGTCCATGGGCCGGCCACAGGGCCACACAGCCTTTGCCTTCACGAGACTGGACAGCAGGACCGGTCCCGTGTTGGCATATCCTGCAGATTGTCAACAATCCTACTGGGAGGGTCGCATGGCTCAGCTGTCCCCCGTGCTCAAGCAGGCCACCCCCGTGCTGGCGGAGCGCGGAGAGGGCGTGTACCTCTACGACAAGGCAGGCCGCCGCCATCTCGACTTCACCGCCGGGATCGGCGTCACCAGCACCGGGCACTGCCACCCCCGGGTCGTGGAGGCCGCCCAGCGGCAGGTCGCCACGCTGATCCACGGCCAGTACACGACCGTGATGCACGAGCCGCTGCTGCGCCTCACCGAACGCCTCGGCGAAGTCCTGCCCGAAGGGGTCGACTCGCTGTTCTACATGAACAGCGGCAGCGAGGCGGTGGAGGCCGCGGTCCGCCTGGCCCGCCACGCCACCGGACGCCAGAACATCCTGGTCTTCCAGGGCGGTTTCCACGGCCGCACCATGGGCGCCGCCGCCCTCACCACCGCGGGCACCAAGTTCCGCGCCGGGCTCGGCCCGCTGATGCCGGGGGTCGTGGTCGCGCCGTTCCCCACCGCCTACCGGTACGGGTGGAGCGAGGACGAGGCCACCCGGTTCGCGCTGCGCGAGCTGGACTACGTGCTGGCGACCTCGGGCGCCCCGAAGGACATCGCGGCGTTCATCGTCGAGCCCGTGCTCGGCGAGGGCGGGTACATCCCCG
This region includes:
- a CDS encoding GntR family transcriptional regulator translates to MGRLGELEPVPRKSTVEIVYDELRSAIMYGSLAPGEQLGEAELAGRLGISRGPLREAMQRLVQEGLLHSEPHRGLFVITLDQGDVEDVYLARLAIERAACTLVMDRNRGEAVARLTEALDHLVEAARQRDRVAMSDADQAFHEVLVSASGSPRLERMAQTLLVETRMCLNALQDTYPEPQELVEEHRRLVDAISDGEEERLLRLIEEHMTDSIERLRIP
- a CDS encoding aspartate aminotransferase family protein: MAQLSPVLKQATPVLAERGEGVYLYDKAGRRHLDFTAGIGVTSTGHCHPRVVEAAQRQVATLIHGQYTTVMHEPLLRLTERLGEVLPEGVDSLFYMNSGSEAVEAAVRLARHATGRQNILVFQGGFHGRTMGAAALTTAGTKFRAGLGPLMPGVVVAPFPTAYRYGWSEDEATRFALRELDYVLATSGAPKDIAAFIVEPVLGEGGYIPAPPAFLEGLRERADRHGFLLIVDEVQTGFGRTGRFWGHQHSGVRPDILITAKGLASGFPLSAIAAPAALMERAWPGSQGGTYGGNAVACAAALATLDVIQDEGLVENAAEMGARLQDGLRKVAADHPAVGDVRGLGLMQASEFTTPGGEPDPGAAQRAHKAAADRGLLLLTCGAHGNVVRMIPALVVDSGQIDEALALWREAVTEATA